ATTTCAAACCAAATGCAAAATTTTCTTTAGATACAGGGCAAGCATTAGTTTTATTCCAAACATACGATTAAAAGCACAACTGTGAAAAAACTACGCTAGTCAACCAGGACCATAGAGAGCACATACGATTAGTTTTATTCCAACACATTGTTATCTTATTCTTAGACAGAACAGAAGTAACATTACCAATTTAGCGAGATGGATTAAGCCCTAGAAGCATCTGGCTCCCTGTGTTTGGAAGGTACATGACATTGTTACTCCTGGCCAGGGTTGTAGAGATCTCCCTCGATGCTTCAATTCTCCTAAGCTCAATCAATCCCATTCCAGCAGCAGCTGTTGCATCAGATATCAACTTAGCAGACTCACTCTCTCCTTCAGCCCTTATGATTGCAGCTCGCCTCTCCTGTTCCGCCTTAGCAACCACAAACTTAGACCTCTCAGCCTCTTGCTGAGCCACCTGCTTCTGCTCCACGGCCTTTGAGAACTCCGCGCCATAAGAAAGGTGAGTGATCGCTACATCATCAAGCACAATGTTGAAGTCCTTAGCCCTGCGGATCAAGCTGTCACGAACCAACGCCGACACGTGCGGACGCTCGGTGAGAAGCTGATCGGCGTTAAATTGAGCAACAACAGCCTTCAGAACTTCATTCCCAATTGATGGAAGAACCTTCTCGTCGTACTCGAGACCAAGGGTTTTGAATATGGAGGGCAATTTGTTGACTTCGGGGCGAGATAGGACACGTAAAGTTAGGTTAACCATCTGCAGATCTTTGGTGCCAGATATTGAAGAGAAGGTGTGGGGCTTTGTTCGGATGTCGAATATGTAGGGTTTTTGAAGCCATGGAATGAGAAAGTGAGTACCTTCTCCGACAGTATCGTCAATGACTCCACGGAAACGATCGAAGAGGACAGCACGCTGGCCACCGTCGACGGTGTAGAGGGAGGAATTGAGGATTGTGGCTGAGGCGCCGAGGCCCAAGGCGGCTCGTGCTAGATTGGTCAAGAAGGAGACTGCCGCTTGGTTGCTACCCATTTCTTGAAGAATGAAAGAAGATTGGAGAAGAAGGGTTTTAGGGGTGGATTTGGTTTGTGGTCCAAGTCATGAAGAAGGGTAAAACCCTGTACGATAACCGAATTACATGGGTCGGGTATGGGAGGTGGAAACTTGCAGATTCTTTTGGCCCATTTGAGCCCAAAAGGGAAGTTCGTTAAACAGAACGGAAGTGCCTTCGCCAAGACACCAACAGTAATATAGAAAatgaaatttattattttatatttgtaacaggtgggttttttttaatttatttatttattctaagACCTATATATTATACTATATATTATAtggatttattttaaaaaaaaaataaatataaaattctaaatatctgagaaaatttgaatttataagaaaaatattaattataaaaattaagtGTTTCTTTTTCACTTTAAATTTAACCAAATaacttagataaataaacaaaagaaaataatgagattttaatttagtaattttgaaattaaaaggaaaatccaataatgaaattgatatccaattattattacatttaaatattatgttgaatttaataaaatggaaaacccataaaatgacatgttgaataaaaatatttaaaataaccacaaaatgacatgtggcaaaatgaataagaatgtcacatatgaaaaaaaaaattatttattagagtagataagACTTATAatagtttatatatttataatcgGTTAAAAATATATTTGACTAACCAAACTATTAAAAAGAACACATATGACAATGAACAAAATCATTTGAAAATGGTTCAAccattagtttttttatttacaaAAGTTTTTGGATTAGTAAAATCTTCCGACATCTATTATTATAAATGCTCTAATAAaataatagagtaaattacatgaatggtcatTGTGTTTTGATAGTGTACTCGGGCCAGTCGCCCAACTCAGTCCAATACTAGCTCGTATCCAACAGAATGATGAAAGAATATCGGCCTAGTCGGTAATAGGCCCATATTGACCTGACAAATTACAACTTATTTCCACAAACTGACAAAAGCCTATTGTTGAAATTTGATCCAAAAGACAATACCAAAGCACAACGGATGAGAGACAACATACGAGACGTATACCATGACTCGCGCATACAAAAGATCTTGGCAATAAAGTATAAAGGTTGTACACAACTAGTTAGCTGTTTTACCCAGACAATGGGAGGGACCAGATAAAACCAAATACCCACAAATAAAGGAAGGCCTATAAAAACCCCTGAATATCATATAGTAAGGTAAGTTCAagagaggacccaaagaactctTAGCAATTTATTTCTTAAGCCTCATACAACGTCTAACTTAAGAATCAGAGAGCAACACCCAGGTCCAACCCTCGGTGTAGTTTTCTAACCTAGCAGTTGTTCATCTTTTGCAGCGTATCTTCAAGAATACTCATTAGAAAGGGTCATCAAACACCATCTATCAAGGTAGTCAGAAGATCACGTAACAACATTGACATCATTAATATAGTAAAGACGTCAAAACGACTTCAAATCACTGGGCTCACAATCTGATTCCACTGAAAGGTAGAAACAACAATACAACATGCTTACACAAGATGTGTCGTATACAACAAAACCAAGAAAATCAAGTACAAGGTGATGAACAAATCATGATATATGGAGAAATCCATGATATATGTATACACCTGATATACTACGATAACAAGAGTTGAACTGAGATCATGTACAATCATCATTTCTCAAGATTGCCAAATTCAATAACAAAAAAGCTTAAACAACCTGACGTGAACCTAACAAGTTTGACGGACATTCAGTATGGCCCTTGGGAATATTATGTTTGCCACTAACCCTGCACGACCATCACACACAAGCAAAGAATACTCAAATGTTAGATTTCAAGGCAATATAGTCGCCATAACCATGCAATATAATATTCAGGAGAAGTGCAACGAAGAAATTGGAGGCTATTGCATCAACAATTCACAGCTTGATAAGGTTCAAGAGCACAACAGGGCATGGAACGGTATATAGTAAACCATTGGTCACacttattgtaacatcccaaaatttaagaccaaaaagttcatttttaattttatgttgagattacgcccaacataatacGATGCtcagccccctataaatagaacttgaGGGTTGTCGATCTTTTTTGCTAAATTCACCATTCTTCacccctttttctttcttctactttgcgagaaatacccccgaagccccgatatcatcccgacacccgaagccccgaagatcccgagaaatagagttgtcgagccgaaactctgtccGCGAGAAGCTTGATTTTTTTGGAAGATATCTCGGTTTcatcaaatattattattttaagagtcgtagtgctgtccgagcatcgtcttatcaagtgagtatgTAACTACTTTCTTCTAccccatagatatgaagtatttgctatgaaatacgtgctatgcgtttatatgttgtttgtttacttgagatgggtgttggatgaatgttttatataggttttaaatgagttaaacggtatatgtattttatatctacaaatatgttgggtagaacatgggtagatgagatagttggtgtgtgataaaaagatgagttggatgatgagacaAAAGGTTATATAGATCATGAGATCAGGGTGACAGGTGAAAATGAGTGAGACCTTTACCCAAGCGATGGCCCTGTCATTCATCaaagtagggatgacaaccatggactattctaaacagtccagtggaacacttgcaggctcgcaacttgtaggtgttgtgaacttaatgttcaccggtgtactctaaaaactcatTGACATGCATTGTGAGAGGGGTCTAGAAAATGATATCGTCGTTAAACGAGAAAAAactttggtagctatggattaaGACATGGTTATTTGTTATAAGTCTGGGATTATGGATTAGGTAAGGAGGTAAATTTTAGATATGAGAgtatagatcgtgtcgttgtgggggatcgacggggtggggtgagagttgcttatatatggtgaaattatatGAGTTTgtgaattataaaaaatatataatataatattgtgggttgaaaaccctatatgctcaccaggctctcaagcctgacccactcagtttcatttgaattataggtagtggcacaagagcataagttggttgacaagacgagagattttggattatagaccagtagttataaataattgttgtgAGGTCTATTTTTGTcctatttatgcttttggtctgttttagaacatgacatcccgaaattttgttatataataaaaatacatttctttaagaaatgttttgataaatttttatcatattttgttttggaacaaattccgcaacagttttctttaagtgATTTCtgattttaaacaaagcataaacaaatcggtcttttttggctgtGAATTTGGGGaagtcacagttggtatcagagcattagtctaagcgaactaggaatttgtaggatttctagacttaaatttAAAATGCTAGGTAAAGATTGTGATATAAGTGTctgtcatattttagacacgagcactagtatattttaagaaagacgcctaaaatgcttttatgtgctaaatgttatatgtttgccatatatgaaattgtttgttcggatctatggtatgttgccgaccagatctggaaaccttatgtgtttaggattctaagcgtatgaatacaatattagaactagcatgtaaacgtttcggattgataaggatgatttgaacgtctATCGAAATAGAGATCTAAATTCTCCTAACTTTGTGTATATACTGAAATGACAAGCACGCAAAATGGATTAGGAAACGATAACCCGCAGTCTGAGCCACACGTGATTGAGAGTGCATCAGAAATAACAGCTACACATGAGCCAATCATGATGGCAGGAGTACAAGCAATGGTACGGACGATGTTGGATCAACAGATGGAAGAGACAAAATGTTTACTTCAATAAAGTAAGGACGAACTTACTGTGCCAATACGCCATGCACCTACTCTTCAGATAACTATCGgggtttgtcacacccccgaaccagacggcggaaacgtctgagggttcgcgtgactttaattgaatatcatcacaatgaatatacatgaatcataacataaacatcaccatgcatcaatatattacaactggaattgttcacatcaagtatattgttttaacattacacattcataacataaattgtttgagtgttttcaacaacataacatcctaacattacttcatattacccttccgcttacctgttacctaagaatacaagttattttggaaaaacgtcaacatatgaaatgttggtgagttcataagcaatgttgtgataaaatgatttgtgtagtttgtaaaacccagaaaatccgatattttcataaaagacttttgtttatcaaagtgtgaagatccataagttgatgcatgaatgatttcaaaaacatatatatgaagggtattttgtattatagttataaaatttttgagcgagtagtattgaattccctggaaaacccgatgttttccgatgttgaaaGGTATccgtgattactgatttttgtatcgTCATATCCAATGAATATTGATTACTCCACATTGAATATCTTCCTAATTtcgtctactttgatttctcataagccttagcgaacgaagagaagAGGAGCACTATGTCCTGCTACcatcgtaagtaccttaggctgtccgggatgcgaaagacacgatggtccaactcgcatttgattactttgaccttactagccttactaatgggccactagggcccaatagcatataaaagctattgaaagtccttttacacggaattgggtcataggaggcccaataacatataagcattatccctttgggcccaaagatcattttgatggacttgcaagatccatcaagcatgatttgaaactctcaaccccaaagtttgtaagtttactcatcgtagttatcgcgtatctattgaagtgtttgATTTAACGATTATtgtttttgtattgattcgatACCGAATcgattcgtttataacgatatttggggTTAAACGTGTATTCGTTTTTCGTTTTGTCGGTAGTCttgaatttttatattttgacttaatgaattaatttgtttaaaagtagaagtttgaccttttcactacctttctttttataaaaataacaattttagtcctttatataaaagaatttcatttttagtctttAAAAcgttttcttgacacttttgcatcataaatttgttgaaaagacagttttaaccCAAAACTTATTTTGTTAACAGATTCAGCCCTTCAAGAATGGTATTTCTCGGTTAAAACCCCATTTTTTTGTAACTTTTACAGTtttgcccaaaatccaaaaactttacatttttggtcctttttggtagtgaaaagcatttttgacccttgaaatagttttattacgctatttatcccctgttttgaagaaagtttcatttcagccccttaaattgtcatttttcgcaattttaggcttattgggccaaaaagcccaaaattagcccattaagctaaaaatttacatttcaagtcctttgaaaaatttattattcaaaaaaacaattatggaaactattttgactcttttggcccttaagaaaccgtgacttgaccatttttaaccctagttttgtatatttgacattttaagcccaaaaatggatttttatgttGACATATGTTCATCATAATCTTATAAGTTAttgttcttgacttgtttagtgtaaaataacttagattatgtttgtttccctTCTCAtatcatagatctcgagattcacCCCTTTTTATTTACatgtttatcacaaaaacacataaaaatacacatacatgcataaaatcacacataacatacacatacacatagatctacacgttttcttgtattctcccccataaaacacatgaaaaccgaaaaaagaggggtatgaagctcaccttgagttgtagtttcagttttgaaaagagaaatgaagaaagtttcgttcctagcaagtcttcttggaagatctcgaatttagaggcttctaagatgcaagatcacaagtttGAATAGATTtcgaagagatttttgatgagatgaagtagctagatcatggatccaggcaatatcttaccttagaggatgaatttttGGGATAATCTActtgaaagcttcctaaatcTCAAAAATTTGGTGGAGAGTGaagagagtttccttgagagagttttgagtgaaatgtgtgtgtgtgtgtgtttgtgttgtgtttggccgagagaatgaaagagaggagagaagagagagtaGATGATAGGATGGTTACTTGGAAGCATGAGATTTTGCATGGAAATCCATCAAATATTAGTGAAGTGGCAAATGAAAAGTCAACCCTTCCTTTCTTTTGtggtttgggccgagaatggagagaggAAGGAAAAAtaattgggccttgtatgcttaagcccattttatggttaagttagatgatttttggcccaataaaaatcaaagaatgatttttatgacctattagggataatttaaagttgttatggtccaataaggcccattaaagataacctagttcattttaggcttataaggcccaaaatattaagtttcatgtatatgggtccaattagggcccatttgagggttctaggttcaagatagttaaattggaaacttattggtccattaggaccaataaggaaatcctagcccaaaatggacttaaaccgggatttcaagggtttttcaattctttgttgactatttgtagtgcttgaatgaagtatttgatgaagttttgttgttattgaataagcatcatacatgtttTCACATTGTTAACTCACATTTATtatcattgtttaatgtttacaaggcatcaaattcctagttgtgacatggTTGCTAAGTCAGTCGAAGAAGTGATCAACGGTAGTatcgccaacaaggttgaagttggcaagaagaggaaccttgaggggtcttcaaggtcTGACAAGAGCAACATGTTCTCGAAGTCTAGAAAAATAGGAGGTAAAGAAAAATGGTGCggaaaatgaaaaaagaaaaactCTAGAAAAAGTAATGAGGAGGTGACATGttttaagtgtggaaagcatggtcATTACGCCGACGAATGTCCATTCGACGAAAGGGTATGTTATGAATataatgaggaagggcacttcaagcaggACTGTCCAAAGAGGGAAgaagctacaaagccaaatgtaccACTGAAGCATTATGAGAGATGCGACAAAGAGGTGACTTGTTGCAAATATGGAAAGACAGGGCGTTACGCCAACAAGTGTGTATCCAAAAAGAGGGTTTTTTTATGAATGTCGAGAAG
The genomic region above belongs to Lactuca sativa cultivar Salinas chromosome 4, Lsat_Salinas_v11, whole genome shotgun sequence and contains:
- the LOC111921652 gene encoding prohibitin-3, mitochondrial, producing the protein MGSNQAAVSFLTNLARAALGLGASATILNSSLYTVDGGQRAVLFDRFRGVIDDTVGEGTHFLIPWLQKPYIFDIRTKPHTFSSISGTKDLQMVNLTLRVLSRPEVNKLPSIFKTLGLEYDEKVLPSIGNEVLKAVVAQFNADQLLTERPHVSALVRDSLIRRAKDFNIVLDDVAITHLSYGAEFSKAVEQKQVAQQEAERSKFVVAKAEQERRAAIIRAEGESESAKLISDATAAAGMGLIELRRIEASREISTTLARSNNVMYLPNTGSQMLLGLNPSR